The nucleotide sequence AACACAGAATAATGCAGGAATATAAAGTGCAGGTTGCGATATCTATATTTGAATCGCTTTCATGTACATTTGGTTCAGTAGCAATGGTATATTTATGCAAGGATAAGCTTTTCGGCAGGATAGTCGGTGGGGAAGTTCCGGATATACTTATTTATATCGTTGTATTTGTATTTCTTCTTATAAGAGGCAGGAAAGTGATTGCTCCGGAGTATTGGAAATATGCAGCAGCATACTCTGTTCCTGTCATACCACACTTATTGTCAAATATCATACTTGGATCTTCTGATAAGGTAATGATAAGGAATATGATTGGAACAGAGGCTAACGGATGTTATTCTTTGGCATATTCGTGCGGACTGATCGTTTCAACGCTTATGTCGACATTCAATCAGGCTATGACACCATGGCTATATCAGAAACTTCACGGTGAGCAGGAGGATTCGATAAAAAAAGTCAACAGGCTATATATCGTTTCATTTGTGATAATTGTTATCGCTTCAATACTGCTTGCGCCTGAATTGATGTGGATCCTTGGAGGAGAGAAGTATGCCGGTGTAGAATATATAATTCCTCCTATAATGCTGGGGTATGGATTTAAATTTGCATATACCGGATATGTCAATCTTGAGCAATATCATAAAAAAACCGGAATAGTTTCAGTAGGTACACTTATAGCGGCAGCATTTAATATTGTCACAAATTTCATTTTCCTCCCGATATTTGGCTATGCAGCAGCAGCCTACACTACAATGACAGGATTTATGATGCTTTTGTTATTACATTATGTTATTAGTAAAAAATATGGTTTTACGAGAATCTATGATAACAGATTTACTTTTATAGTTATGCTGGCTATGATGGTAATTGGTCTGATGCTGCAGGCTATATATCCTTTTATGGTATTAAGGTGGGTGTTGGCAGCTGCACTAGGTGTTACGGCATTGTATGAAATTTACAAATTAAAGAAAAAGTATTTATAAGAGAAGGGAAAGTTAAAATGCGTTCCGTAAATATAATAATGTATCATTATGTAAGAGATCTGGTTCATTCAAGATATCCTGAAATTAAGGGACTTGGTTTGGATGAATTCGTAAAGCAGGTAGCATTCTTAAAGGAAAACTTTAATATTATAAGTATGGAAGAACTTACAGAGGCATCAGCAGCGGGAACATCACTTCCGGAACGTTCAGCTGTACTTACTTTTGATGATGGCTATTCGGATCATTTTATGAATGTTTTTCCAGTGCTCAAGAACTTTGGAGTGACAGGTTCATTTTATATACCGGGGGAAGCAGTTAGAGAACACAAACTTCTTGCGGTGAATAAAATTCATTTTATACTTGCCTCAACAAATATTAAAGAACTTAAGGCAGAAATTATATCTCTTATGGATGAATACAGAGGAAGAGAATTTGATTTTCCGGATACGGAAAGCCTTATAAATGAATATCAGAAAGCCGGACGTTATGACAATGAAGAGACAGTATTTGTAAAGAAAATGCTTCAGACAGTTTTGCCTGAAAGACTTAGAAATATTATTTGTGACAGACTTTTTGAAAAATATGTTGGAGTAAAAGAAGACGCATTCAGCCGCGAGCTTTATCTGAATGAATATCAGATAAAGTGTATGAGAGAAGCTGGAATGCACATCGGAGCACATGGATATGCCCATTATTGGCTTGGAAATCTTGATAAAGAAAAGATGATAGAAGATGTGAATAAAGGACTGGAAGTGATAGAGCCCTATATAGATCGTAATAACTGGGTTATGAATTATCCGTATGGCTCCTACAATCAGGAGACAGTTGATTATATAAAATCTATCGGATGCAGTATGGCAATTGCAACAAAGGTTGGAGTATGTGATCTGGATTCAGATGATCTTTATGCGCTGCCAAGACTTAATACAAATGATTTTCCACCAAAGAGTGAAACTTATAAGACCTTCGCTGATTAAAGCGAAGGTCTTTTATAATCACCTCTGTCAAAATTTGGACGATCCTGATCTCCATCGCCTTTACATATGGTAACATCGGTTCCTATATCGAAAAATCCTGCAATATCCTTATTTTCCTGTACAAAGGGTTCAAAATAGTTGGGAATAATATTGTCATCACCCTCATCATATATATTGCAAAATCCGGCAGCCTTGACTGTATCTGCGTCAAAACCATATCCGTAGAAATCAATATATTCGTAATTATTATCTCTAAGAATATTATCAAAAAAAGTTCCAAGTCCGGAAATTACGGTTTTATCACCGATATAGTCAATAATACGAAGAACGTGTGAACCATTTGCTTCTACGTCTCTCGTTACCATTACGGCAGAAGCTGCTTCTCCCTTTTTACAGAGAGTATAAACCTGGTATTCATACCAGGGGTGATCAAAATATCTATGCTTTAGGAACCAGTTATCCTTATAGGGAATTGCATCTATTGCTTCGATATTGATTTTTTCCTTAACTTCATCTATGCTGCAGGCTTTTTCTGCAATTGAATCATCAGACAGACTGCAGACAGGAGATGACTTTGAATTTATTATTGCTATCTTAAAATCAGAAATTTCAGGATTTAGCTTATAAAAATGATCAAGTCTTACAATTTCTTTTTTAAAACGACTGCCTACTATCATTGTGGTATTGATATTTTGTCCTACTCCGAGGTTATATCTGAAATCAGTAAGCTGATCAGTACGTTTTCTAATCTCCGTACCCAAAAGAGGGTAGTTTCCATCTCCGGCATTAGCCTTCCATATGCTTCCCCAAAGGTCTCTTTTTTTCTTATCCAGTGCACTGAAAAGGAGGCCACGTATACCCTGAATGGTATTAGTAGCCCGATCGAGTGCAATAACAAAATTTACCTGGCCATTAATAAGAAATTCATATTCAAAATATTTTCTGTTTCTAGACATAAGATGACCGGAAGACCAATACTTATCTATAAAAGCCATTATTGCGTCTATGTCGTCAGGATTGGCGAGCCTTACGCAATATTTTTCATCAAATTTACTCATGAAGAAGCCTTTCTGTCTAAAAGCTTTTGAACAAGATCGCAAATACTGTCGAAATTATTGAGAGTTTCCGGAAGTACGTCATCAGCTTCGAATTCTACATCATATTCTTCAGTTATTGCTGCAAGTATTGAAAGAACAGCATAGGAATCGAGTATACCGTCATCAATTAAAGATTTTTCATTTAAGAAATCAACAGTGGGACATGTATTTTCAAGTAATTTTAAAAGTTCATCACGCATTTTAGTATCCTTTCAAAAAGAGGTTAATTATTTTCCTTCTCCTCCAGAAGCTTACGGTTTAGCTTACCGTTAGGAAGCTGTGGGAGAGAGTCAACTTTATTGGCGACAGTAGGGATCATATAAGGAGGAAGCTTTGAACTGAGTGCTGCCATAATTTCCTTAGGAGCTAAATCGCCTATATAAAATAGAATAAGCGCATCCCTGACTTTGTTGTGAACGCAACAACATGCAGTAATCTTGTCAACTGATTCAACAGCTGATTCGATCTCGCCTAACTCTATTCGTTTACCCATATGTTTGACCTGATAGTCGATCCGTCCGGAGAAGATCAGATTGCCCTCTTTATCCCAATAAGCAAGATCACCGGTACGGTACATTTTTTC is from Lachnospiraceae bacterium C1.1 and encodes:
- a CDS encoding oligosaccharide flippase family protein, which codes for MRKIKDESSVKALKAGAWYTVASFLKKGISFATTPIFARLLTKGEFGSYSNFTVWLSICAVVCTLNLKSSVFKARYDYEDDFDGYLSSIAFLGTVTTAIFYAIVICFQDFFVNLLKIDMIYLHVMFIELMFAPSLDILQAKHRIMQEYKVQVAISIFESLSCTFGSVAMVYLCKDKLFGRIVGGEVPDILIYIVVFVFLLIRGRKVIAPEYWKYAAAYSVPVIPHLLSNIILGSSDKVMIRNMIGTEANGCYSLAYSCGLIVSTLMSTFNQAMTPWLYQKLHGEQEDSIKKVNRLYIVSFVIIVIASILLAPELMWILGGEKYAGVEYIIPPIMLGYGFKFAYTGYVNLEQYHKKTGIVSVGTLIAAAFNIVTNFIFLPIFGYAAAAYTTMTGFMMLLLLHYVISKKYGFTRIYDNRFTFIVMLAMMVIGLMLQAIYPFMVLRWVLAAALGVTALYEIYKLKKKYL
- a CDS encoding polysaccharide deacetylase family protein, whose protein sequence is MRSVNIIMYHYVRDLVHSRYPEIKGLGLDEFVKQVAFLKENFNIISMEELTEASAAGTSLPERSAVLTFDDGYSDHFMNVFPVLKNFGVTGSFYIPGEAVREHKLLAVNKIHFILASTNIKELKAEIISLMDEYRGREFDFPDTESLINEYQKAGRYDNEETVFVKKMLQTVLPERLRNIICDRLFEKYVGVKEDAFSRELYLNEYQIKCMREAGMHIGAHGYAHYWLGNLDKEKMIEDVNKGLEVIEPYIDRNNWVMNYPYGSYNQETVDYIKSIGCSMAIATKVGVCDLDSDDLYALPRLNTNDFPPKSETYKTFAD
- a CDS encoding acyl carrier protein — translated: MRDELLKLLENTCPTVDFLNEKSLIDDGILDSYAVLSILAAITEEYDVEFEADDVLPETLNNFDSICDLVQKLLDRKASS